One window of the Ammospiza nelsoni isolate bAmmNel1 chromosome 17, bAmmNel1.pri, whole genome shotgun sequence genome contains the following:
- the LOC132081109 gene encoding olfactory receptor 14J1-like: MSNSSSISHFLLLALADTRQLQLLHFCLLLDISLAALLGNGLIISAVACSHHLHTPMFFFLLNLALSDLGSICTTVPKAMHNSLWDTRTISYVGCAAQLFFFLFFMGAEYSLLTIMCYDRYVSICTPLHYGTLLGSRACAHMAAAAWASAFLYSLLHTANTFSLPLCHGNALGQFFCEVPQMLKLSCSLSNFRELELIAISACLALGCFVFIVFSYVQIFRAVLRIPSEQGRHKAFSTCLPHLAVVSLFFSTIMFAHLNPPSMSSTSLDLALSILYSVVPPALNPLIYSLRNQELKAAVWKLMTGLFQEH, from the coding sequence atgtccaacagcagctccatcagccacttcctcctgctggcattggcagacacgcggcagctgcagctcctgcacttctgcctcttgctggacatctccctggctgccctcctgggcaacggcctcatcatcagcgccgtagcctgcagccaccacctgcacacgcccatgttcttcttcctgctcaacctggccctcagcgacctgggctccatctgcaccactgtccccaaagccatgcacaattccctctgggacaccaggaccATCTCCTATGTaggatgtgctgcacagctctttttctttctgttcttcatggGAGCAGAGTATTCcctcctgaccatcatgtgctacgaccgctacgtgtccatctgcacACCCCTGCACtatgggaccctcctgggcagcagagcttgtgcccacatggcagcagctgcctgggccagtgcctttctctattcactgctgcacacagccaatacattttccctgcccctgtgccatggcaatgccctgggccagttcttctgtgaggTGCCCCAGAtgctcaagctctcctgctcactcTCCAATTTCAGGGAACTTGAGCTTATTGCTATTAGTGCCTGTTTAGCATTAggctgttttgtgttcattgttttctcctatgtgcagatcttcagggctgtgctgaggatcccctctgagcagggacggcacaaagccttttccacctgcctccctcacctggctgtggtctcCCTGTTTTTCAGCACTATTATGTTTGCTCACCTGAACcccccctccatgtcctccacatccctggatctggccctgtcaattctgtactcggtggtgcctccagccctgaaccccctcatctacagcctgaggaaccaggagctcaaggctgcagtgtggaaaCTGATGACTGGATTGTTTCAAGAACATTAA